One region of Pieris rapae chromosome Z, ilPieRapa1.1, whole genome shotgun sequence genomic DNA includes:
- the LOC110997376 gene encoding thioredoxin domain-containing protein 3 homolog isoform X1, producing MRILPLFVLLVCFAWQTSARPQDDSESRAIPSRGLLKRGLVGKGKPTTSTTTAAPEEEGDYDEEGDYPAEAEANEPSTEAPPSSTEGKKLVAGGVRPFRSNTDLLAALKRRRAQAAEAKLGHSVPAASQSQDVQTEATVKANFSKKRFNTATRETKTEEAPATTKPSRSRFGRPTSRSFQETEPVEEQNDTAPATRTGRQFRRGGN from the exons GTTCGTTCTTTTAGTTTGCTTTGCGTGGCAGACGTCGGCGCGTCCACAAGATGATTCTGAATCCCGGGCAATTCCATCCAGGGGTTTGCTCAAACGAGGTTTAGTTGGAAAAGGAAAACCCACAACATCCACCACAACAGCTGCGCCCGAg gaGGAAGGTGATTATGATGAGGAAGGCGACTACCCAGCAGAAGCAGAAGCTAATGAGCCGTCCACAGAAGCACCCCCATCTTCAACAGAGGGCAAAAAGCTCGTTGCAGGAGGAGTGAGGCCATTCAGAAGCAACACTGACCTTCTAGCAGCTTTGAAAAGGCGGCGAGCACAGGCCGCGGAAG ccAAATTGGGTCACTCAGTACCCGCAGCCAGCCAATCACAGGATGTCCAAACTGAAGCAACAGTAAAAGCTAACTTCA GTAAAAAGCGTTTCAACACAGCGACTCGCGAAACAAAAACAGAAGAGGCACCAGCGACTACTAAGCCCAGTAGAAGCCGATTTGGAAGAC CCACTTCAAGGTCGTTCCAAGAGACTGAGCCAGTGGAAGAACAGAATGACACCGCTCCTGCTACGAGGACCGGCAGACAGTTCAGACGTGGTGGAAATTAG
- the LOC110997376 gene encoding uncharacterized protein LOC110997376 isoform X2, producing MRILPLFVLLVCFAWQTSARPQDDSESRAIPSRGLLKRGLVGKGKPTTSTTTAAPEEEGDYDEEGDYPAEAEANEPSTEAPPSSTEGKKLVAGGVRPFRSNTDLLAALKRRRAQAAEGKKRFNTATRETKTEEAPATTKPSRSRFGRPTSRSFQETEPVEEQNDTAPATRTGRQFRRGGN from the exons GTTCGTTCTTTTAGTTTGCTTTGCGTGGCAGACGTCGGCGCGTCCACAAGATGATTCTGAATCCCGGGCAATTCCATCCAGGGGTTTGCTCAAACGAGGTTTAGTTGGAAAAGGAAAACCCACAACATCCACCACAACAGCTGCGCCCGAg gaGGAAGGTGATTATGATGAGGAAGGCGACTACCCAGCAGAAGCAGAAGCTAATGAGCCGTCCACAGAAGCACCCCCATCTTCAACAGAGGGCAAAAAGCTCGTTGCAGGAGGAGTGAGGCCATTCAGAAGCAACACTGACCTTCTAGCAGCTTTGAAAAGGCGGCGAGCACAGGCCGCGGAAG GTAAAAAGCGTTTCAACACAGCGACTCGCGAAACAAAAACAGAAGAGGCACCAGCGACTACTAAGCCCAGTAGAAGCCGATTTGGAAGAC CCACTTCAAGGTCGTTCCAAGAGACTGAGCCAGTGGAAGAACAGAATGACACCGCTCCTGCTACGAGGACCGGCAGACAGTTCAGACGTGGTGGAAATTAG